A stretch of Portunus trituberculatus isolate SZX2019 chromosome 48, ASM1759143v1, whole genome shotgun sequence DNA encodes these proteins:
- the LOC123498402 gene encoding mucin-7-like, producing the protein MQRSGSVTNPNPVSQVWQTHADEHTQPRDSYANEGPTINTLTGYTPVRQVKTEQAGEDYKMVTGDKIEPLPMNQTVNLQNVSNNHFSIILQSPHHHAAASQLLDNYTRDFQRKLVNQSATIQPKLTNQTASQQVPTSQMGTFQHTPTHQTADTPLPELLQSAVIQETAHEDTICETGDTQQDLIEQSGTTQQVTSQTPLSEAGITSTVPNQTSTPQPATVSPPQVTVPPVSPLQALEVSPNHTEATETLPTPPQITVPLPSPLETQQAPPNPPQVIGGRPISPQTTVSPTSTLQATQSQPNLPQTPQTPPEFKEASGNQTDILQRAAVNQTEIWQENTLNQTNNVQVFTNQSGTSPGNTSNLTNTTQIPSVTGTGTPPSFEHAKEKSQPRRRKRNRGRNFTNVTKRSALKKVSKSCPCAGKVIQRMATCKKPCNRNDDLLLKLLYVALVILVVYVLFLVYIHHWFRRWTL; encoded by the coding sequence ATGCAAAGAAGCGGCAGTGTGACTAATCCAAATCCAGTTTCTCAGGTATGGCAGACCCACgcagatgaacacacacagccCAGGGACTCCTATGCTAATGAGGGGCCGACTATTAATACGCTGACTGGTTATACTCCAGTCAGACAGGTGAAGACAGAACAAGCAGGTGAGGATTATAAGATGGTGACAGGAGATAAGATAGAACCACTTCCGATGAACCAGACGGTCAACTTACAGAACGTCTCGAATAACCACTTCTCCATCATCCTGCAAAGCCCGCACCACCACGCAGCAGCCTCTCAACTATTGGATAATTACACAAGGGATTTTCAACGCAAGTTAGTTAACCAGTCTGCAACTATTCAGCCGAAGTTAACTAACCAGACAGCCTCTCAGCAAGTCCCGACAAGCCAGATGGGTACGTTTCAACACACCCCAACTCATCAAACAGCAGACACTCCCCTCCCCGAGCTTCTCCAGTCAGCGGTCATCCAGGAGACCGCCCACGAAGACACGATTTGTGAGACTGGAGACACTCAGCAAGACCTGATCGAGCAGTCAGGAACCACTCAGCAAGTGACCTCACAAACTCCGCTAAGTGAGGCAGGAATCACAAGCACCGTGCCTAACCAGACCAGCACTCCACAACCAGCAACGGTAAGCCCACCACAAGTTACAGTACCACCCGTAAGCCCTCTACAGGCTCTAGAAGTATCACCAAATCACACAGAAGCTACAGAAACACTCCCAACTCCACCACAGATTACAGTGCCACTCCCAAGTCCACTAGAAACTCAACAAGCACCACCAAACCCACCACAAGTTATAGGCGGACGCCCAATCTCACCACAAACTACAGTATCACCGACAAGCACACTCCAGGCTACACAATCACAGCCAAActtgccacaaacaccacaaaccccACCAGAGTTCAAAGAAGCATCGGGGAACCAGACAGATATCTTGCAACGAGCCGCAGTGAATCAAACTGAGATCTGGCAAGAAAACACGTTGAATCAGACAAATAATGTGCAAGTCTTCACGAACCAATCTGGAACGAGCCCAGGTAACACGAGTAACCTGACAAACACGACTCAGATTCCCTCGGTGACAGGAACCGGCACACCTCCAAGCTTTGAGCACGCCAAGGAGAAGAGTCAGCCCAGGAGacggaagagaaatagagggagAAACTTTACCAATGTTACAAAGAGAAGCGCGTTAAAGAAAGTGAGCAAGTCGTGTCCCTGTGCTGGGAAGGTGATACAGAGAATGGCCACGTGTAAGAAACCGTGTAATAGGAACGATGATCTATTATTAAAGCTCTTATACGTCGCCCTTGTTATCTTAGTGGTGTACGTCCTATTCCTGGTTTACATTCACCACTGGTTCCGCCGCTGGACACTGTAA